Proteins encoded together in one [Chlorobium] sp. 445 window:
- a CDS encoding galactose isomerase, with protein MIIAIGSDERTLLTDAVEQELESKGHELVRFGALKEGASSDEKRWTAAAKAVAEAVSQGECHTGVLFCWTGTGVAMAANKVPNVRAALCVDAQTAQGARRWNDANVLVMSLRLTSIAVAKEILREWCITQPDKDEENLRCLAELRDLEKAYLSQNISEA; from the coding sequence ATGATTATTGCAATTGGTAGCGATGAACGCACACTGCTCACGGATGCAGTTGAGCAGGAGTTAGAATCAAAAGGTCATGAATTAGTGCGCTTTGGTGCACTAAAAGAAGGCGCATCGAGTGATGAAAAACGCTGGACAGCGGCAGCAAAAGCAGTTGCAGAAGCGGTCTCACAGGGTGAGTGCCATACTGGCGTGCTATTTTGTTGGACGGGAACAGGCGTGGCGATGGCGGCAAACAAAGTGCCGAATGTGCGCGCTGCACTTTGCGTGGATGCGCAAACCGCACAGGGCGCACGGCGCTGGAACGACGCCAACGTGCTGGTCATGAGTCTGCGCTTGACATCAATTGCTGTGGCTAAAGAAATATTGCGCGAGTGGTGTATTACGCAGCCCGATAAAGACGAAGAAAACTTGCGATGCTTAGCAGAACTGCGCGACCTTGAAAAAGCATATCTCTCACAAAACATATCTGAAGCCTAA
- the purK gene encoding 5-(carboxyamino)imidazole ribonucleotide synthase: MTIGMLGGGQLARMTGYAALRLGFQIAVFERTTDSPAAQLSHLNFVGAWHDEALLKAFAEVSDLITLENEFVDASLLQQLQAYGKPVYPTPQTVALVQDKLVQKETLRAAGVPVAPFQNIASREEAVAFGKSFGYPFLLKARRDGYDGYGNRTVISEADIDTAMTTLGFPARALMAEAFVEFEAELATMVARSTKGEIVVYPVVETVQENHICKIVKAPAQFSAAVLLQASQLAQAAIEAVQGIGIFGVEMFLTTDKQVLLNELAPRPHNSGHYTIEACVTSQFENHLRAILGYPLGSAEMLTKAAVMVNLLGKHNAPLDLASLPDALRATRAKVHIYGKSQSRIGRKMGHVTVVGESIEECLQHAMCAAKAIQI; this comes from the coding sequence ATAACAATTGGCATGTTGGGCGGCGGACAACTGGCGCGAATGACAGGATACGCCGCCTTGCGTTTAGGGTTTCAAATCGCCGTTTTTGAGCGCACGACCGATTCTCCAGCAGCTCAGCTTTCTCACTTGAATTTTGTTGGTGCATGGCACGATGAAGCCTTGCTCAAAGCCTTTGCGGAAGTCTCAGACCTCATCACACTTGAAAATGAGTTTGTCGATGCCAGCCTTCTTCAGCAGTTGCAAGCCTACGGCAAACCCGTTTATCCTACACCGCAGACCGTAGCACTCGTACAAGATAAACTCGTTCAAAAAGAAACGCTACGTGCGGCTGGTGTACCTGTTGCCCCGTTTCAAAACATTGCGTCAAGAGAAGAGGCTGTGGCTTTTGGTAAGTCATTTGGCTATCCTTTTTTGCTGAAAGCGCGCCGAGATGGTTATGATGGCTATGGCAATCGCACCGTAATATCCGAAGCTGATATCGACACTGCAATGACCACCTTAGGCTTTCCAGCCCGAGCGCTGATGGCAGAAGCCTTTGTAGAGTTTGAAGCGGAACTTGCAACAATGGTTGCACGCAGCACCAAAGGCGAAATCGTTGTCTATCCCGTTGTCGAGACCGTTCAAGAAAATCACATTTGTAAAATTGTCAAAGCGCCAGCCCAATTTTCGGCTGCCGTGCTATTGCAAGCCAGCCAGTTAGCGCAAGCAGCAATCGAGGCGGTGCAAGGGATTGGCATTTTTGGTGTGGAGATGTTTCTGACGACAGATAAACAAGTGTTGCTCAATGAACTGGCGCCGCGCCCACACAATTCAGGGCATTACACGATTGAGGCATGTGTTACTTCACAGTTTGAAAATCATTTGCGTGCAATTTTAGGCTATCCGCTCGGTAGTGCAGAGATGCTAACGAAAGCCGCCGTAATGGTAAACCTGTTAGGCAAGCACAACGCCCCGCTGGATTTAGCATCTTTACCTGATGCACTGCGGGCAACACGCGCTAAGGTGCATATCTACGGTAAAAGTCAGTCACGCATCGGTCGCAAAATGGGACATGTGACCGTTGTCGGAGAATCGATTGAAGAGTGCTTGCAGCACGCGATGTGTGCCGCAAAGGCAATTCAGATTTGA
- a CDS encoding transcriptional regulator has product MTKDFLVDAMQRNTLALKMKALSHPVRLQIIQILKSRGCICGELVALLQLAQATVSQHLKVLKDAGFVQGMKIGSKVCYSLNHQALSEFKEMTCLL; this is encoded by the coding sequence ATGACGAAAGATTTTCTAGTAGATGCAATGCAGCGCAACACACTCGCCTTGAAAATGAAAGCGCTTTCGCATCCTGTGCGCCTTCAGATTATTCAGATTCTCAAATCGCGCGGCTGCATTTGCGGTGAACTTGTTGCGCTGCTGCAGCTTGCCCAAGCTACAGTCTCGCAGCATTTGAAAGTTCTCAAAGATGCCGGCTTTGTTCAAGGGATGAAAATTGGCTCAAAGGTTTGTTACTCGCTTAATCATCAGGCTTTATCGGAGTTCAAGGAAATGACCTGCCTGTTGTGA
- a CDS encoding fructose-6-phosphate aldolase codes for MKVYLLKSKGKGIVPDYIQVRSEDYAIIGYFKASNPEKGLDEIGIEDEARRERAMKIFENLEYGKMALVEL; via the coding sequence ATGAAAGTCTACTTGCTTAAATCTAAAGGTAAAGGCATCGTCCCGGACTACATTCAAGTGCGTAGCGAAGATTACGCCATCATCGGCTATTTCAAAGCGAGTAATCCGGAAAAGGGACTTGATGAGATTGGTATTGAGGACGAAGCACGCCGAGAACGTGCAATGAAAATTTTTGAAAATCTGGAATACGGTAAAATGGCGCTGGTAGAGTTGTAA
- a CDS encoding sodium:proton exchanger yields MHHDELLPAIAISVIAATALGFIAKAVRLPLLIAYILAGIVVGPKVGFGWVQSEAQIQSISEIGLILLLFIIGLEIDLKKLFRAGKAVSITGLLQAPICFAIAWGVLWLAGFENHNGKYELVYLSFGLAISSTMIVVKALYEKHELDTLAGRITLGVLVFQDIWAIIFLAIQPNLLNPELLSLLGSFAKGVGLVVFCLLLNKFVLPQLFNTIAKLPEFMLIVSLAWCFLVASLATLAGLSKEMGALIAGLSLSTFPYNLDVIAKVINIRDFFIMLFLVALGMQIPMPTWTVLSVALGLSMLVVASRFLSVWTLLTALQQGRRVGIICSINLSQISEFALVVGSIGLAYEHIEAETVSYIVFTLVFTAVLSTYLIVSSHEIFLKLNQWLTAAGLKESVEQEGSGKDEEKTVFILGFFKFASSLIYEIEQQQNPLKSHIRIIDFNPTVIQALRQKGYDTQYGDIAHIETLHHLGIHNAQVVISTVPDSLLKGTSNMNILKAVQQHAPKAKVIVISEDITYAVQLYNAGADYVLIPRLRVAQQLLEVIEKSFDWTQPGSSTESYKELQARKEILS; encoded by the coding sequence ATGCACCACGATGAACTGCTGCCGGCAATTGCCATATCCGTCATAGCGGCTACAGCATTAGGCTTCATAGCCAAAGCCGTACGCTTGCCCCTGCTCATTGCCTATATTCTGGCAGGTATCGTGGTAGGACCAAAAGTGGGCTTCGGCTGGGTGCAAAGTGAAGCACAAATCCAATCTATCTCAGAAATTGGTCTCATCCTTTTGCTATTCATCATTGGCTTAGAAATTGACCTCAAAAAACTTTTTCGTGCAGGCAAAGCCGTCTCCATAACAGGGCTATTGCAAGCCCCAATCTGTTTTGCAATTGCTTGGGGGGTGCTGTGGTTGGCAGGCTTTGAGAATCACAATGGTAAGTATGAATTGGTGTATCTGAGCTTTGGCTTGGCGATTAGCTCAACGATGATTGTTGTCAAAGCCCTCTATGAAAAGCATGAACTTGATACCTTAGCAGGGCGCATCACGCTGGGCGTCTTAGTGTTTCAAGACATCTGGGCAATTATTTTTCTTGCTATCCAGCCAAATCTCCTAAATCCAGAGCTGCTCTCGCTCTTAGGGTCATTTGCCAAAGGTGTAGGGTTGGTGGTGTTTTGCCTGCTGCTCAACAAATTTGTCTTGCCGCAGCTGTTTAATACCATTGCGAAATTACCTGAATTTATGCTCATCGTATCGCTAGCATGGTGTTTTTTAGTAGCCTCTCTGGCTACGCTGGCTGGGCTCTCCAAAGAAATGGGCGCACTGATTGCCGGGCTTAGCCTCTCCACTTTCCCCTATAACCTCGATGTAATTGCAAAGGTCATCAACATTCGAGATTTCTTCATTATGCTCTTCTTAGTGGCACTGGGCATGCAAATTCCAATGCCAACATGGACGGTGCTTAGTGTGGCGCTGGGGCTCTCTATGCTTGTCGTAGCAAGCCGATTCTTGTCGGTTTGGACCTTGCTGACGGCACTCCAGCAAGGGCGGCGTGTCGGCATAATTTGTTCTATTAACCTTTCGCAAATTTCAGAATTTGCACTGGTGGTAGGCTCAATTGGCTTAGCCTATGAGCACATTGAAGCCGAGACCGTGTCCTACATTGTCTTTACACTGGTCTTTACGGCAGTGCTGTCGACTTATCTTATTGTATCAAGCCACGAGATTTTTCTTAAGCTCAATCAATGGCTAACAGCGGCAGGTCTCAAAGAATCTGTCGAACAAGAAGGGAGCGGAAAAGACGAAGAAAAAACCGTGTTTATTCTTGGGTTTTTCAAGTTTGCAAGTTCCTTGATTTATGAAATTGAGCAGCAGCAAAATCCGTTGAAGTCGCATATCCGCATCATTGACTTTAATCCTACCGTAATTCAGGCGCTTCGTCAAAAAGGCTACGACACACAGTATGGCGATATTGCTCACATTGAGACCCTGCATCACTTAGGTATTCACAATGCCCAAGTGGTGATTTCAACGGTGCCAGATTCGCTGCTCAAAGGCACTTCAAATATGAATATCTTGAAAGCTGTTCAGCAGCATGCACCAAAAGCAAAGGTTATTGTCATCTCCGAAGATATTACCTATGCGGTGCAGCTCTACAATGCAGGGGCAGATTATGTGCTCATTCCACGATTGCGTGTGGCGCAGCAGCTCTTAGAAGTCATTGAAAAATCATTCGACTGGACGCAGCCCGGGTCATCAACCGAGAGTTACAAAGAACTTCAAGCTCGAAAAGAAATACTTAGTTAA
- the purE gene encoding 5-(carboxyamino)imidazole ribonucleotide mutase: protein MPKSSLAPQAGQKHVPKNGKLHAKEKPVVGIIMGSDSDMQTMQEAAFVMEEFDVPFEMKVVSAHRTPDDMAKYAKTAKARGLKVIIAGAGGAAHLPGMTASHTTLPVIGVPVLSRALNGVDSLYSIVQMPAGIPVATVAIGNARNAGLLAVQILALSDETLGQKLEQFRKDMAENSRAKNKSLQIKL from the coding sequence ATGCCTAAATCATCGCTTGCGCCTCAGGCAGGTCAGAAGCATGTGCCAAAGAATGGAAAACTGCATGCAAAGGAAAAGCCAGTGGTCGGCATCATCATGGGGTCAGATTCAGATATGCAGACCATGCAGGAAGCAGCATTTGTGATGGAAGAATTTGACGTCCCGTTTGAGATGAAAGTGGTCTCTGCGCATCGTACGCCTGACGATATGGCAAAGTATGCTAAAACTGCTAAGGCAAGAGGTTTGAAGGTGATTATCGCAGGAGCAGGCGGTGCAGCGCACTTGCCCGGAATGACTGCCTCGCACACGACTTTGCCGGTCATTGGCGTGCCTGTACTTTCTCGTGCACTTAACGGCGTGGACTCCCTTTACTCGATTGTACAGATGCCTGCTGGAATTCCTGTAGCGACGGTCGCAATTGGCAATGCACGCAATGCGGGGCTGCTTGCTGTGCAAATCCTTGCGTTAAGTGATGAGACATTGGGCCAAAAACTCGAGCAGTTCAGAAAAGACATGGCGGAAAACTCACGCGCAAAAAATAAATCGCTTCAAATCAAACTTTGA
- a CDS encoding agmatine deiminase, with the protein MTPRELGYQMPPEWAPHKATWLSWPHNPNTWPGKSLEPVWATFIEIIRFLVAHEEVHINVTGEEMEQSIRDLVQKSGIVRDAVSNIYYHHFATNDAWCRDHGPNYILRKQNGTVEKAIIDWGYNAWGGKYPPFDLDDVIPRKIAEWQGLPCFEQSMILEGGSIDVNGKGTLLTTRSCLLNPNRNPHLSQAQIEQQLKDYLGVSKILWLGEGIVGDDTDGHIDDITRFVNPNTIVTAIEEDKSDDNYEPLKENYEQLKTMTDQDDRPFNIITIPMPEPVYEQGQRLPASYANFYIANNVVLVPTYRCANDLKALEILQKCFPTRRVHGIDCTDLIWGLGAIHCVTHEEPAAEFF; encoded by the coding sequence ATGACGCCAAGAGAACTCGGTTACCAGATGCCACCTGAATGGGCGCCACACAAAGCCACATGGCTATCATGGCCTCACAATCCTAACACATGGCCCGGAAAATCACTCGAACCGGTGTGGGCAACCTTCATTGAAATCATTCGCTTCCTTGTAGCTCACGAAGAGGTGCATATCAATGTAACCGGCGAAGAGATGGAGCAGAGTATTCGAGACTTGGTGCAAAAAAGCGGGATTGTGCGCGACGCTGTAAGCAATATCTATTATCATCATTTTGCAACAAACGATGCGTGGTGCCGCGATCATGGACCAAATTACATTCTGCGCAAACAAAACGGCACTGTCGAGAAAGCAATTATTGATTGGGGCTACAATGCGTGGGGCGGCAAGTATCCGCCTTTTGATTTGGATGATGTGATTCCCAGAAAAATTGCAGAGTGGCAAGGCTTGCCATGTTTTGAGCAATCCATGATTCTCGAAGGCGGCTCAATTGATGTCAACGGTAAAGGCACACTGCTCACTACACGCTCCTGCCTGCTTAATCCAAATCGTAATCCGCATCTTTCGCAAGCACAAATTGAGCAGCAACTCAAAGATTATTTGGGCGTCAGTAAAATTCTCTGGCTCGGTGAAGGCATCGTCGGCGATGACACTGATGGTCATATTGACGACATTACACGCTTTGTTAATCCTAATACAATTGTAACAGCAATTGAAGAAGATAAGAGCGATGACAACTACGAACCACTCAAAGAAAATTATGAGCAGCTAAAGACTATGACCGACCAAGATGACAGACCCTTCAACATTATTACAATCCCAATGCCTGAGCCAGTCTATGAACAAGGACAGCGTTTGCCAGCCAGTTATGCAAATTTTTACATTGCAAATAATGTCGTGCTTGTGCCAACTTATCGGTGTGCAAATGATCTCAAAGCCTTAGAGATTTTGCAGAAATGTTTTCCGACACGACGCGTGCACGGCATTGATTGCACTGATCTTATTTGGGGACTTGGGGCAATTCACTGCGTAACGCACGAGGAGCCAGCAGCAGAGTTTTTCTAA
- a CDS encoding ATPase produces MSSKTSPVILCLASYEKGQAFLRAAKRQGAHVYLLTSKSLEHVDWGRENLEDIFYLPDVNKEWNKHDALMGVSYLARTLQIDKIIALDDYDVEVAAMLREHLRLAGMGETTARYFRDKLAMRVKAYQDGIRVPDFVHVLNYDKMRDFMRRVAPPWVVKPRSAASSLGIKKANSEEELWQIVEQLGDQQSFYLMERFVPGDVYHVDSIILNRRIIFAIASKYALPPMQVMHQGAVFCTRTLPYESADAQVLLQLNARVIASMGHVLGVSHTEFIKGEDGEFYFLETSARVGGAHIVELIEAATGINLWEEWAKVEIHPETYALPDLRHDYAGLLISLARQQHPDLSAYTDPEIYWRLNKEYHAGLIVRSPHYERITELLEQYTARFYQDFFTRQPAPEKPTH; encoded by the coding sequence ATGTCGTCCAAGACCTCGCCCGTGATTCTTTGCCTTGCTAGCTACGAAAAAGGTCAAGCCTTTTTGCGCGCAGCCAAACGGCAAGGCGCTCACGTGTATTTGCTCACGTCAAAGAGTTTGGAGCATGTAGATTGGGGTCGGGAAAATCTTGAAGATATTTTTTATTTGCCGGATGTCAACAAAGAATGGAATAAGCACGATGCGCTCATGGGCGTGAGCTATCTGGCGCGCACGCTTCAGATTGATAAAATTATTGCGTTGGACGATTACGATGTGGAAGTTGCCGCTATGCTGCGCGAGCATTTGCGCCTAGCAGGCATGGGCGAGACCACAGCGCGCTATTTCCGAGACAAACTTGCTATGCGTGTCAAGGCATATCAAGATGGCATTCGTGTGCCTGATTTTGTCCATGTCTTGAATTACGACAAAATGCGCGACTTTATGCGTCGTGTAGCGCCGCCGTGGGTTGTCAAACCGCGCTCTGCGGCTTCCTCACTTGGTATCAAAAAAGCTAACAGCGAAGAAGAGTTGTGGCAAATTGTCGAACAATTAGGCGATCAGCAGTCCTTTTATTTGATGGAGCGGTTTGTGCCCGGTGATGTCTATCATGTGGATTCTATCATTCTCAATCGCCGCATCATTTTTGCCATCGCAAGCAAGTATGCCCTGCCCCCGATGCAAGTCATGCACCAAGGTGCAGTCTTTTGCACGCGCACACTGCCTTATGAGTCAGCCGATGCACAAGTCTTGCTCCAACTCAATGCACGCGTGATTGCCTCTATGGGACATGTGCTTGGCGTCTCACACACAGAGTTTATTAAGGGTGAGGATGGCGAGTTTTACTTTCTTGAAACCTCGGCGCGCGTTGGCGGTGCGCACATTGTTGAACTCATTGAAGCTGCTACAGGCATCAACCTCTGGGAAGAATGGGCGAAAGTGGAAATTCACCCCGAAACCTATGCTCTTCCTGACTTGCGACACGATTATGCAGGCTTGCTTATTTCACTTGCACGCCAACAACATCCTGATCTTTCTGCCTACACTGACCCTGAAATTTACTGGCGACTAAACAAAGAGTATCATGCTGGGCTAATTGTGCGTTCTCCACATTACGAGCGCATCACAGAGCTTTTGGAGCAATACACTGCGCGCTTTTATCAAGATTTCTTTACCCGTCAGCCTGCACCAGAGAAACCCACTCACTGA
- a CDS encoding acyl-CoA dehydrogenase, whose product MDFSYTENQKMVAEIVRNFLAREYPPSRMMQDDEGQKFPLDVVMKAGELGLLGVIFPNDMGGAGFGYLEYIVIIEELAKFDPSLALTIAAHNSLGTNHIYQFGSEAQKRKYIPDLASGKKLAAWGLTEPNSGSDAAGMLTTAVRDGDYWVLNGTKNFITNSHSAEVAVVMAITDREKGNHGISAFIIEKGTPGFSAGKKENKLGMRASETGQLIMDNCRIPYDNLIGEVNEGFKQAMKILDGGRISIAALSVGLAQGALEACIKYAKERKQFGKPIGEFQAIQFKLADMATEIQAARLLTMKAASLKDEGKDTNMESSQAKLFASEMAVRVTNEAVQIFGGYGFIKEYPVEKYYRDVKLCTIGEGTSEIQRIVIARNLVKQ is encoded by the coding sequence ATGGATTTCAGTTACACTGAAAACCAGAAGATGGTAGCAGAGATTGTCAGAAATTTCCTTGCGCGAGAATATCCCCCAAGCCGAATGATGCAAGACGATGAAGGGCAGAAATTCCCGTTGGATGTGGTCATGAAAGCCGGTGAGTTAGGCTTGCTGGGTGTGATTTTCCCAAATGACATGGGCGGTGCAGGCTTCGGATATTTGGAATACATCGTCATCATTGAAGAGCTTGCGAAGTTCGATCCGAGCTTAGCGCTGACAATTGCAGCGCATAACTCACTTGGTACGAACCACATCTATCAATTTGGCTCAGAGGCGCAGAAGCGTAAGTACATTCCTGATCTTGCCAGTGGCAAAAAACTTGCGGCATGGGGACTTACAGAACCGAACTCTGGTAGCGATGCAGCAGGCATGCTCACTACTGCAGTGCGTGATGGCGATTACTGGGTACTCAATGGCACGAAGAATTTTATTACCAATTCGCACTCTGCTGAAGTAGCTGTGGTGATGGCAATTACCGACCGCGAAAAAGGCAATCATGGCATTTCTGCATTCATCATCGAAAAAGGTACGCCGGGCTTCAGTGCAGGCAAGAAAGAAAACAAACTCGGCATGCGCGCCTCTGAAACTGGGCAACTTATCATGGACAACTGCCGAATCCCATACGATAATCTCATCGGCGAAGTCAACGAGGGCTTCAAGCAAGCTATGAAAATTTTGGATGGCGGCAGAATTTCAATTGCAGCGCTGTCGGTCGGTCTGGCACAAGGTGCTTTGGAGGCATGCATCAAGTATGCCAAAGAACGCAAGCAGTTTGGCAAGCCGATTGGCGAATTTCAAGCCATTCAATTCAAGTTGGCAGATATGGCAACGGAAATTCAAGCGGCTCGTTTGCTGACAATGAAAGCCGCCTCGCTCAAAGATGAAGGTAAAGACACGAATATGGAATCGTCGCAAGCAAAACTCTTTGCATCAGAAATGGCGGTGCGCGTTACAAATGAAGCTGTGCAAATCTTTGGAGGCTATGGTTTCATCAAGGAGTATCCTGTAGAGAAATACTACCGTGATGTCAAACTGTGCACAATTGGTGAAGGCACATCGGAAATTCAGCGCATTGTGATTGCGCGCAACCTTGTGAAGCAATAA
- the lysS gene encoding lysine--tRNA ligase, whose translation MSEPLRTSLEELSDQMRVRREKLQRLREQGIEPYPYAFDITHHAQTILETFKDGESTDVSIAGRIMSIRIMGKASFFHIQDSTAKIQIYIRKDDVGETAYDTFKHLYDIGDIIGIKGYTFRTKMGEISVHAKEMTLLAKALRPIPVAKEEEVNGQKIVYDAFSDKEQRYRQRYVDLIVNPEVREVFRKRAKIINTIRAFLDEKGYLEVETPILQPVYGGATARPFITHHNALGIDLYLRIANELYLKRLIVGGFEGVYEFAKDFRNEGLSRFHNPEFTQVEFYVAYKDYLWMMEQVEVLFERIALTVNGTTKTRFNGHEVDLKPPYRRLTLADAIKEFTGKDIEGKSEAELRIIAKELGVHVEPSDSSSKIIDAIFGEHVEPKLIAPTFIIDYPIEMSPLTKKHRSKPGLVERFELIVAGKELCNAYSELNDPIDQRERLEEQARLRERGDDEAMTIDEDFLRALEYGMPPTAGIGIGIDRLTMLITGQDSIRDVIFFPQMRPE comes from the coding sequence ATGTCAGAACCACTACGCACATCTTTGGAAGAACTGAGCGATCAAATGCGGGTGCGGCGCGAAAAACTGCAACGGCTCCGCGAACAAGGCATTGAACCCTATCCATACGCCTTTGACATCACGCACCACGCACAAACCATTTTGGAGACCTTTAAAGATGGTGAATCAACTGATGTCTCCATCGCAGGACGCATCATGAGTATCCGCATTATGGGTAAAGCCTCATTCTTTCACATTCAGGATTCAACTGCGAAAATCCAAATCTACATTCGTAAAGATGATGTGGGCGAGACAGCCTACGACACTTTCAAGCATCTCTATGATATTGGCGACATCATCGGCATTAAGGGCTACACCTTTCGAACCAAGATGGGGGAAATCTCTGTGCACGCAAAAGAGATGACCTTGCTTGCCAAAGCCCTGCGTCCAATTCCTGTAGCCAAAGAAGAAGAAGTCAACGGACAAAAAATTGTCTATGATGCATTTTCAGACAAAGAGCAGCGCTATCGCCAACGGTACGTGGACTTAATTGTCAATCCAGAAGTGCGAGAAGTCTTTCGTAAGCGTGCAAAAATTATCAACACGATTCGTGCATTTTTGGATGAAAAGGGTTACTTGGAAGTTGAAACGCCAATCTTGCAACCTGTCTACGGCGGCGCAACTGCACGACCCTTCATCACGCACCATAATGCACTCGGCATTGATCTCTATCTGCGCATCGCTAATGAACTTTATCTCAAACGCTTGATTGTCGGTGGCTTTGAAGGCGTTTATGAATTTGCCAAAGATTTTCGTAACGAGGGATTAAGTCGCTTCCATAACCCCGAATTTACACAAGTCGAGTTCTATGTGGCTTACAAAGATTATCTTTGGATGATGGAGCAAGTAGAAGTGCTCTTTGAACGCATCGCACTGACGGTAAATGGCACGACCAAAACGCGTTTCAATGGACACGAGGTTGATCTCAAACCGCCATACCGTCGCCTAACGCTGGCTGATGCTATCAAGGAATTCACAGGCAAAGATATTGAAGGAAAAAGTGAAGCCGAGCTGCGCATAATCGCAAAAGAACTGGGGGTTCATGTTGAACCGAGCGATAGCAGCAGTAAAATCATTGATGCGATTTTCGGCGAACATGTCGAGCCGAAACTCATTGCACCGACTTTCATCATTGATTATCCAATTGAAATGTCGCCGCTGACGAAAAAGCATCGCTCAAAGCCCGGACTGGTGGAACGCTTCGAGCTCATCGTAGCCGGCAAAGAACTGTGCAATGCGTATAGCGAACTTAACGACCCAATCGATCAGCGCGAACGTCTGGAAGAACAAGCACGGCTGCGCGAACGCGGCGATGATGAAGCCATGACCATTGATGAAGATTTTCTGCGTGCGCTCGAATACGGGATGCCACCGACTGCAGGTATCGGCATCGGCATTGATCGACTCACGATGCTCATCACAGGACAAGACTCTATTCGCGACGTGATTTTCTTTCCACAAATGCGACCAGAGTAA
- a CDS encoding imidazole glycerol phosphate synthase subunit HisF produces the protein MLAKRIIPCLDVKDGRVVKGVNFQSLRDAGSIVEQAKFYNSELADELVFLDISASVESRKTTLEEVRKVSEQVFIPLTVGGGIRSMQTAREAFLYGADKISLNTAAVQTPELISELAERYGSQAVVVAIDVKRDSTRWQVFTHSGQRATGLDALEWSQRVAALGAGEILLTSMDKDGTQQGYDLELLHMISSSVSIPVIASGGAGNLEHLYQAFCHGRADAALAASIFHYRQHSVIEAKRYLQHRGISVRL, from the coding sequence ATGCTGGCAAAGCGAATCATTCCCTGCCTTGATGTCAAAGATGGGCGCGTCGTCAAAGGCGTCAATTTTCAGTCGCTGCGCGACGCAGGCTCTATTGTCGAGCAAGCCAAATTCTACAACAGCGAACTTGCTGACGAACTTGTTTTTTTAGACATTTCCGCCTCGGTCGAATCGCGCAAAACCACTTTGGAGGAAGTGCGCAAGGTCTCTGAGCAAGTCTTCATTCCGCTCACGGTCGGCGGTGGCATTCGCTCTATGCAAACGGCTCGTGAAGCCTTTCTTTACGGGGCAGATAAAATTTCTCTCAACACCGCAGCCGTCCAAACACCTGAACTGATTTCAGAACTTGCCGAGCGCTATGGCTCGCAAGCTGTTGTGGTCGCTATCGATGTTAAGCGCGATAGCACGCGCTGGCAGGTCTTTACACATTCAGGACAGCGAGCAACAGGACTCGATGCGCTCGAATGGTCGCAGCGTGTAGCCGCACTTGGCGCTGGAGAAATTCTGCTCACCAGCATGGATAAAGATGGCACGCAGCAAGGCTACGACCTTGAGTTGCTTCACATGATTTCAAGCTCTGTGTCGATTCCTGTGATTGCCTCGGGTGGTGCTGGTAATCTGGAGCATCTCTACCAAGCCTTTTGCCATGGCAGAGCCGATGCAGCACTTGCCGCATCGATTTTTCACTATCGCCAACACTCGGTCATTGAAGCCAAGCGCTATTTGCAGCATCGTGGTATCTCAGTGCGGCTTTGA
- a CDS encoding SCP-like extracellular → MVKIFIFITLETLIFTGFMLKCTILGITVCATLYISSAFAQVPVEEKESQNFIAQLLSSDEIEIALKLHNEARRECGVELLEWSEELSQYAREWANELAKRGCRFFHRPNNPYGENLFTGTEGYYTIADAVKAWLSEKSLFERDPSTHNSFRGVGHYTQIVWRNTKYVGGAKVFCNGQMIVVFNYDPPGNYIGQKPY, encoded by the coding sequence TTGGTAAAAATTTTCATTTTCATAACTTTAGAAACCTTAATATTTACTGGCTTTATGCTTAAGTGCACTATTTTAGGCATAACTGTATGTGCTACACTATACATATCATCGGCGTTTGCACAAGTACCAGTAGAAGAGAAAGAGTCGCAGAACTTTATAGCACAGTTACTAAGCAGTGATGAAATTGAAATTGCCTTGAAGTTGCATAATGAGGCACGTAGGGAATGCGGTGTAGAGCTGTTGGAATGGTCGGAAGAACTCTCGCAGTATGCAAGAGAATGGGCTAATGAGTTAGCCAAGCGTGGTTGCCGATTTTTCCATCGACCAAATAACCCGTATGGAGAAAATCTTTTTACAGGCACAGAAGGGTACTACACTATCGCTGATGCAGTCAAAGCGTGGCTAAGTGAAAAATCACTATTCGAACGTGATCCATCTACGCATAACTCTTTCAGAGGGGTCGGACATTACACGCAAATAGTTTGGAGAAATACAAAATATGTAGGCGGCGCAAAAGTATTTTGCAATGGACAAATGATAGTGGTGTTTAACTATGATCCTCCCGGAAATTATATTGGTCAAAAGCCTTATTAA